The following proteins come from a genomic window of Pseudomonas sp. MAG733B:
- the gltP gene encoding glutamate/aspartate:proton symporter GltP, whose product MKKAKLSLAWQILIGLVLGIAIGALLNHFSAEKAWWISNVLQPAGDIFIRLIKMIVIPIVISSLIVGIAGVGDAKKLGSIGLKTILYFEVVTTIAIVVGLLLANLFHPGAGIDMSTLGTVDISKYQATAAEVQHEHAFIETILNLIPSNIFAAMARGEMLPIIFFSVLFGLGLSSLKPELRDPLVTMFQGVSESMFKVTHMIMNYAPIGVFALIAVTVANFGFASLLPLAKLVILVYVAIAFFAFVVLGLIARLFGFSVIKLMRIFKDELVLAYSTASSETVLPRVIEKMEAYGAPKAICSFVVPTGYSFNLDGSTLYQSIAAIFIAQLYGIDLSISQQLLLVLTLMVTSKGIAGVPGVSFVVLLATLGSVGIPLEGLAFIAGVDRIMDMARTALNVIGNALAVLVISRWEGMYDDAKGQRYWNSLPHWRSKEKLPVGEVSSN is encoded by the coding sequence ATGAAGAAGGCAAAGCTTAGCCTCGCCTGGCAGATCCTCATCGGTCTGGTATTGGGGATTGCAATCGGTGCGCTGCTCAACCATTTCAGTGCCGAAAAAGCCTGGTGGATCAGCAACGTCCTGCAACCAGCGGGCGATATCTTTATCCGTCTGATCAAGATGATTGTGATCCCGATCGTGATCTCCTCGTTGATCGTCGGTATTGCCGGCGTCGGTGATGCGAAGAAGCTCGGCAGCATCGGCCTCAAGACCATCCTTTACTTTGAAGTCGTCACCACCATCGCCATCGTCGTCGGCCTGCTGCTGGCCAACCTGTTCCATCCGGGTGCCGGCATCGACATGAGCACGCTGGGTACTGTGGACATCTCCAAGTACCAGGCAACGGCGGCCGAGGTTCAGCATGAACACGCGTTCATCGAAACCATCCTCAACCTGATCCCGTCCAACATCTTCGCGGCCATGGCTCGCGGTGAAATGCTGCCGATCATCTTCTTCTCGGTGTTGTTCGGTCTCGGTCTGTCGAGCCTCAAGCCTGAACTGCGTGATCCGCTGGTCACGATGTTCCAGGGCGTGTCGGAAAGCATGTTCAAGGTCACTCACATGATCATGAACTACGCCCCGATCGGCGTTTTCGCACTGATCGCGGTCACCGTGGCCAACTTCGGCTTCGCCTCCCTGCTGCCACTGGCCAAGCTGGTGATCCTGGTTTACGTCGCCATCGCCTTCTTCGCCTTCGTGGTGCTGGGCCTGATCGCTCGACTGTTCGGCTTCTCGGTGATCAAGCTGATGCGCATCTTCAAGGATGAGCTGGTGCTGGCCTACTCCACCGCCTCCTCTGAAACCGTGCTGCCGCGCGTGATCGAGAAGATGGAAGCCTACGGCGCGCCGAAAGCCATTTGCAGCTTCGTGGTGCCGACCGGCTACTCGTTCAACCTCGACGGTTCGACCCTGTACCAGAGCATCGCGGCAATTTTCATTGCCCAGCTTTACGGCATCGATCTGTCGATCAGCCAGCAACTGCTGCTGGTGCTGACCCTGATGGTCACCTCCAAAGGCATCGCCGGCGTACCGGGCGTGTCCTTCGTGGTACTGCTGGCCACCCTGGGCAGCGTCGGTATTCCGCTGGAAGGCCTGGCGTTCATCGCCGGTGTCGACCGCATCATGGACATGGCGCGTACCGCACTGAACGTGATCGGCAACGCCTTGGCCGTGCTGGTTATCTCTCGCTGGGAAGGCATGTACGACGATGCCAAGGGCCAGCGCTACTGGAACTCCCTGCCGCACTGGCGCAGCAAAGAGAAGCTGCCGGTTGGTGAAGTTTCCAGCAACTAA
- a CDS encoding nucleoside recognition domain-containing protein gives MLNGLWLGFFIVAAISALTQWLIGGNAGIFAAMVESIFAMAKLSVEVMVLLFGTLTLWLGFLRIAEKAGIVEWLAKALGPLFLRLMPEVPPGHPAIGLITLNFAANGLGLDNAATPIGLKAMKALQELNPSATIASNAQILFLVLNASSLTLLPVTIFMYRAQQGAPDPTLVFLPILLATSCSTIVGFLSVAFMQRLRVWDPVVLAYLIPGALMLGGFMALLGTMSAAALAGLSSILGNLTLFGLIMLFLIIGAMRKVKVYEAFVEGAKEGFDVAKNLLPYLVAMLCAVGVLRASGALDFGLDGIRHLVEWAGWDTRFVDALPTAMVKPFSGSAARAMLIETMKTSGVDSFPALVAATVQGSTETTFYVLAVYFGAVGIQRARHAVGCALLAELAGVLGAIGVCYWFFG, from the coding sequence ATGCTTAATGGCCTGTGGCTTGGCTTCTTCATCGTGGCCGCGATATCGGCGCTGACGCAGTGGCTGATCGGCGGCAACGCCGGGATCTTCGCGGCGATGGTGGAAAGCATTTTCGCCATGGCCAAGTTGTCGGTCGAAGTGATGGTGTTGCTGTTCGGCACCCTCACCCTCTGGCTGGGTTTTCTGCGCATCGCCGAGAAAGCCGGAATCGTCGAGTGGCTGGCCAAGGCCCTCGGCCCGCTGTTTCTGCGCTTGATGCCGGAAGTCCCGCCCGGCCACCCCGCCATTGGCCTGATCACCCTGAACTTCGCCGCCAACGGCCTGGGCCTGGACAACGCCGCGACGCCGATCGGCCTGAAGGCCATGAAAGCCCTGCAGGAACTCAACCCCAGCGCCACCATCGCCAGTAACGCGCAGATCCTGTTCCTGGTGCTCAACGCATCCTCCCTGACCCTGCTGCCGGTGACGATCTTCATGTATCGCGCCCAGCAAGGCGCGCCCGACCCGACGCTGGTGTTCCTGCCGATCCTGCTGGCCACCAGTTGCTCGACCATCGTCGGCTTCCTGTCGGTGGCCTTCATGCAACGCCTGCGTGTCTGGGACCCGGTGGTGCTGGCGTACCTGATTCCCGGCGCACTCATGCTCGGTGGCTTCATGGCGCTGCTGGGGACGATGTCCGCGGCGGCCCTAGCCGGTTTGTCGTCGATCCTCGGCAACCTGACGCTATTCGGCTTGATCATGCTGTTTCTGATCATCGGCGCGATGCGCAAGGTGAAGGTCTACGAGGCGTTCGTCGAAGGCGCCAAAGAAGGCTTCGATGTGGCGAAGAATCTGCTGCCGTATCTGGTGGCGATGCTCTGTGCGGTCGGTGTATTGCGGGCGTCCGGCGCGCTGGATTTCGGTCTGGACGGCATCCGTCATCTGGTGGAGTGGGCCGGTTGGGATACGCGATTCGTCGATGCGTTGCCGACCGCCATGGTCAAGCCGTTCTCCGGCAGCGCCGCGCGGGCGATGCTGATTGAAACCATGAAGACCTCAGGCGTCGACAGCTTCCCGGCACTGGTGGCGGCGACGGTGCAGGGCAGTACCGAAACCACGTTCTATGTGCTGGCGGTGTACTTCGGCGCGGTGGGCATCCAGCGGGCGCGGCATGCGGTGGGGTGTGCGTTGCTGGCGGAGCTGGCCGGGGTGCTCGGCGCGATCGGGGTTTGCTACTGGTTCTTCGGCTGA
- a CDS encoding DUF1328 domain-containing protein — protein MLSWAITFLIIAIVAAVLGFGGIAGTATGIAKILFVVFLVMFIASFFFGRRGRG, from the coding sequence ATGTTGAGCTGGGCAATCACATTCTTGATCATTGCCATTGTTGCCGCCGTACTGGGCTTCGGTGGTATCGCGGGCACCGCCACGGGTATCGCCAAGATTCTCTTTGTCGTGTTCCTGGTGATGTTCATTGCTTCCTTCTTCTTTGGCCGTCGCGGTCGAGGCTGA
- a CDS encoding inhibitor of vertebrate lysozyme family protein: MSFSLKTLAAALLLGGSAMAIAANDGQARVNELLNADPQYRETWQGVVKKEERLPEWVMNLSGDAEQMNAVEEDGDKYLVGPLCESQATCLDRRLIVAVSFDKKDAYAMLVEVPSGLPADKSPTRHATYRFLGKPDQGMQEMLMEQLKKDPNWY, from the coding sequence ATGAGTTTTTCGTTAAAGACACTGGCAGCCGCCCTGCTACTGGGCGGTAGTGCCATGGCAATTGCCGCCAATGACGGCCAGGCACGGGTCAACGAGCTCTTGAACGCAGACCCGCAGTACCGTGAAACCTGGCAAGGCGTGGTGAAGAAAGAAGAACGCCTGCCGGAATGGGTGATGAACCTGTCCGGCGATGCCGAACAAATGAATGCCGTTGAAGAGGACGGCGACAAGTATCTGGTGGGACCGCTGTGCGAATCGCAGGCGACTTGCCTTGACCGACGCTTGATCGTCGCCGTCAGTTTCGACAAGAAAGACGCTTACGCAATGCTGGTCGAAGTGCCTTCCGGGCTGCCGGCCGACAAGTCGCCGACGCGACATGCCACCTACCGTTTCCTCGGCAAACCGGACCAGGGTATGCAGGAAATGTTGATGGAGCAGCTCAAGAAGGACCCGAACTGGTACTGA
- a CDS encoding diguanylate cyclase produces MSDEAQRWKEKYLKSIEQQEKLERRWDARLDLLRRGLVRSTLAAEGTDRTVDQCMKEMREVVRTDDMDAGLAALLPRLEKAVLDSEQRRETRVNQTSAALNALVTQLQTLPLPREVSRPLKNFAKQLDSRVSQAREIPLLLSELSGLQGKALNQLETPTEPGRPGLLQRLFGHREADEAVAPSTPVVEQTSFTAPAEAASAPIAAASPAITEPEPAIEKAPVKAPDAIIKVAEPQAIETSVDTPEPPAVTAFVPPVIEPQQDTAPHSEAQADQPDEPAILVEILAPQSEQAINPDELTPAELPETVPQPSELPAVDSEQSEHDILYALPDSPEPSYSSVAKHIEDTLLGLLDDLTLPERHRPQAESMRDRLKNGLNWYELLPILDDLATLMLAISDSGQHEFEAYLQQLNERLESFQSNLQAASAGHADSRSAAEAMDTQIREQVDGLQTSMHEAADLDDLKHVLENHLEGLLGTMDQHRKQRDEREHEVAARLQSLAERVAHMEQEALGFREHLEEQRQKALIDPLTGLPNRAAWSERLEHEISQWQQHGNTLMLAMLDLDHFKRINDNYGHLAGDKVLKIIASVLRKRLRGTDFIARFGGEEFVLLLPSTVPAAGMKLLEHLRASIEACPFHFKGERVTITISMGLTVFKPGEHSDLVLKRADQALYRAKNAGRNRVELG; encoded by the coding sequence ATGAGCGACGAAGCACAGCGCTGGAAAGAGAAGTACCTCAAAAGCATCGAACAACAGGAAAAGCTCGAACGTCGTTGGGACGCACGCCTCGACTTGCTGCGTCGCGGACTGGTGCGCAGCACCCTGGCGGCGGAAGGCACTGATCGCACCGTTGATCAATGCATGAAGGAAATGCGTGAGGTCGTGCGTACCGACGACATGGACGCCGGCCTCGCCGCCCTGCTCCCGCGCCTGGAAAAAGCCGTGCTCGACTCCGAGCAACGTCGGGAAACCCGGGTCAACCAGACCAGTGCCGCATTGAACGCACTGGTTACTCAGTTGCAAACTTTGCCGCTGCCTCGGGAAGTCAGCCGCCCCCTGAAGAACTTCGCCAAACAACTGGATAGCCGCGTCAGCCAGGCTCGCGAGATTCCGTTGCTGCTCAGCGAACTGAGCGGCTTGCAAGGCAAAGCCTTGAATCAGTTGGAGACGCCGACAGAGCCCGGTCGACCGGGTCTTCTGCAGCGATTGTTCGGTCACCGTGAGGCCGATGAGGCCGTTGCACCGTCAACCCCCGTGGTTGAGCAAACCTCTTTTACAGCACCAGCCGAAGCCGCCTCGGCGCCGATTGCCGCTGCATCGCCAGCAATCACCGAACCCGAACCGGCCATCGAAAAGGCGCCCGTTAAAGCTCCCGACGCGATCATCAAGGTTGCCGAGCCCCAAGCCATTGAGACATCTGTCGATACGCCAGAGCCACCTGCCGTAACGGCGTTTGTTCCGCCGGTAATCGAACCGCAGCAAGATACTGCCCCGCACTCTGAAGCCCAAGCGGATCAACCTGACGAACCGGCAATACTCGTCGAGATACTTGCGCCCCAATCCGAGCAAGCAATAAATCCCGACGAGCTGACGCCGGCTGAGCTTCCAGAAACCGTGCCTCAGCCGTCCGAGTTGCCCGCTGTCGATTCAGAGCAATCCGAGCACGACATCCTGTATGCGCTGCCGGACTCCCCCGAGCCGTCCTACAGCTCAGTGGCCAAGCACATCGAAGACACGTTGCTGGGCCTTCTCGACGATCTGACGCTGCCAGAGCGTCATCGCCCGCAAGCCGAGTCGATGCGCGACCGTTTGAAAAACGGCTTGAACTGGTACGAGCTACTACCGATCCTCGACGATCTGGCCACTTTGATGCTGGCCATCTCCGACAGCGGCCAGCATGAATTCGAAGCCTACTTGCAGCAGCTCAACGAGCGTCTCGAATCGTTTCAGAGCAACCTGCAGGCCGCCAGCGCAGGCCATGCCGATAGTCGCTCCGCCGCTGAGGCCATGGACACGCAGATCCGCGAACAGGTCGACGGCCTGCAAACCAGCATGCATGAAGCGGCTGACCTGGACGATCTCAAGCACGTCCTGGAAAACCACCTCGAAGGCCTGCTCGGCACCATGGACCAACACCGCAAGCAACGCGACGAGCGTGAGCACGAGGTGGCGGCCCGCCTGCAAAGCCTGGCCGAACGGGTGGCCCACATGGAGCAGGAGGCCCTGGGTTTTCGCGAGCACCTTGAAGAGCAACGGCAGAAAGCCTTGATCGACCCGTTGACCGGCCTGCCCAACCGCGCCGCCTGGAGCGAACGGCTGGAACATGAAATCAGCCAATGGCAGCAGCACGGCAACACGCTGATGCTGGCCATGCTCGATCTCGATCACTTCAAGCGCATCAACGACAACTATGGTCATCTGGCCGGTGACAAAGTGCTGAAAATCATTGCCAGCGTGCTGCGCAAGCGCCTGCGCGGGACGGATTTCATTGCCCGGTTTGGCGGCGAAGAGTTTGTCCTTTTGCTGCCGTCCACGGTGCCGGCAGCCGGAATGAAACTGCTTGAACACCTGCGAGCGTCGATTGAGGCCTGCCCATTTCACTTCAAGGGTGAGCGGGTGACGATCACCATTTCCATGGGCCTGACCGTATTCAAACCCGGCGAACATAGCGATCTGGTGCTGAAAAGAGCCGATCAGGCGTTATATCGCGCGAAGAACGCGGGTCGGAACCGGGTCGAACTGGGCTGA
- a CDS encoding EAL domain-containing protein — MPAARESFRSWFYRPWFLAMLAAVLSATLLLSGSLFIALHQVQQNESKEMNAQGERFLARLEQLFGQLRESLDDLEAQPLRMCDDEMIATLQAVSFNYRFVYEAAYMDASRICSNRPRQEGLSLIRPPDIKGPTYSYWLNTTTEPDENRAALMLGRGNFRVATSRGHLTDMVDLSPGSSLLVVLDHGTRAIPVLGVSQSWPPNEHWPPKSRDALQVTQTRLIYRMPTDNPEYQLVLITPRGGTHIPLMWWWLLPVCLGLAMCVGFLVFLLVRQRQSLDAELTGAIRRGELQVLYQPIFDLDSRNCVGAEALLRWRRPDGTLTSPDLFIPMAENTGQIRQMTDFVLQRLLEQLGQLLRANPQLYISVNLAACDVMVPRIGQVMARLLTLHRVAAKQIAFEVTERGLIDVVVARENLQALRDVGHQVLIDDFGTGYCSLAYLQTLPVDCLKIDKAFIDALGHDAASSGVAPHIIHMAQSLHLKVIAEGIEHEAQAAFLSSEGVKFGQGWLFAHALSAVQFIELITRGRRLANRRLDDEA; from the coding sequence ATGCCTGCTGCTCGAGAGTCATTCCGTAGTTGGTTCTATCGCCCATGGTTTCTGGCGATGCTGGCTGCTGTCCTGAGCGCAACCTTGCTACTTTCCGGCAGCCTGTTCATTGCCCTGCACCAGGTCCAGCAGAACGAAAGCAAGGAAATGAACGCCCAGGGCGAACGTTTTCTCGCCCGCCTGGAACAGCTCTTCGGGCAATTGCGCGAAAGCCTCGACGACCTGGAGGCCCAGCCGCTACGCATGTGCGATGACGAAATGATCGCGACGTTGCAAGCGGTCAGTTTCAATTACCGTTTCGTCTATGAAGCGGCCTACATGGATGCCTCGCGAATCTGCTCCAATCGTCCGCGTCAGGAAGGCTTGTCGTTGATACGCCCCCCGGACATCAAGGGCCCGACCTACAGTTACTGGCTGAACACCACCACCGAACCCGATGAAAATCGCGCCGCGCTGATGCTCGGGCGCGGCAATTTCCGCGTTGCGACGTCGCGCGGGCATTTGACCGATATGGTCGACCTGTCACCGGGAAGCAGCCTTTTAGTCGTGCTCGACCACGGCACCCGGGCGATTCCGGTACTCGGTGTGTCACAGTCATGGCCACCGAACGAACATTGGCCGCCAAAAAGCCGTGATGCGCTGCAAGTCACGCAGACGCGTTTGATTTACCGCATGCCCACCGACAACCCGGAATACCAACTGGTGCTGATCACCCCGCGCGGCGGCACCCACATTCCGCTGATGTGGTGGTGGTTGTTGCCGGTGTGCCTGGGGCTGGCCATGTGTGTGGGTTTTCTGGTGTTCCTGCTGGTGCGTCAGCGCCAGTCTCTGGACGCCGAACTGACCGGCGCCATACGCCGTGGCGAGTTGCAGGTGCTGTATCAGCCGATTTTCGACCTCGACAGCCGCAACTGCGTGGGCGCCGAAGCCTTGCTGCGATGGCGAAGGCCGGACGGCACCCTGACCAGTCCCGACCTGTTCATTCCGATGGCAGAGAACACCGGGCAGATCCGCCAGATGACCGATTTCGTCCTGCAACGCTTGCTGGAGCAGCTCGGGCAATTACTGCGCGCCAACCCGCAGCTGTACATTTCGGTCAACCTGGCGGCGTGCGATGTAATGGTGCCGCGGATCGGCCAGGTCATGGCGCGGCTGCTGACCTTGCACCGGGTCGCCGCCAAACAGATTGCCTTTGAGGTCACTGAGCGCGGGCTGATCGACGTGGTGGTGGCCCGGGAAAACCTGCAAGCCCTGCGCGATGTCGGGCACCAAGTGCTGATCGATGACTTTGGCACCGGCTATTGCAGCCTCGCGTACCTGCAAACCCTGCCCGTAGATTGCCTGAAAATCGACAAGGCCTTCATCGATGCGCTGGGCCATGACGCGGCCAGCAGCGGCGTGGCCCCGCACATCATCCATATGGCGCAGTCGCTGCACTTGAAAGTGATTGCCGAAGGCATCGAGCATGAAGCCCAGGCAGCGTTCCTGAGCAGTGAAGGTGTGAAGTTTGGCCAGGGCTGGCTGTTCGCCCATGCGTTGAGTGCGGTGCAGTTCATTGAACTGATTACCCGTGGTCGCCGGTTGGCCAACCGGCGCCTTGATGACGAAGCGTAA
- a CDS encoding KinB sensor domain-containing domain — MKLAMKLRTRLFLSISALITVALFGLLLGLVSVMQMAGSQEALVRNNFVTLDLGLKLRQTLGDQLIIMLSQQPDSQAFDASKQRYFELLEEGIAQEPAIDGSEYGFKKAKADYLSFIQAYEVSPDPAHVLSGNDELTEKFNELRNGLINEHKRALDNIGATERHARERALLIAGLLGLVGLAVLIIGFVTAHAIARRFGEPIEALAQAADNIGQGNFDVTLPVSSAVELNQLTRRFGIMAEALREHQATNIDELLAGQQRLQAVLDSIDDGLLMIDRQGHLEHLNPVAQRQLGWDEDRLGQGLGTALQRPELDEQLQLVLRGGTLERAPEDLSLEVDGETRLLTYSLTPVSHTQGHILGAVMVLHDVTEQRAFERVRSEFVLRASHELRTPVTGMHMAFGLFRERAHFPQDSREADLLDTVNEEMQRLMQLINDLLNFSRYQNGLQKLSLAPCSIEDLLEQAQLRFTSGAEEKGIELLVEVQGPLPRLQADQPQLDRVLDNLIDNALRHTSAGGLIRLQARRHGERVIISVEDNGEGIAYGQQGRIFEPFVQVGRKKGGAGLGLALCKEIVQLHGGRMGVYSRPGQGTQFYMALTV; from the coding sequence ATGAAACTGGCGATGAAGTTGCGGACCCGGCTTTTCCTGAGCATTTCCGCGCTGATCACCGTAGCGCTGTTCGGGTTGCTGCTCGGGTTGGTCAGCGTGATGCAGATGGCCGGGAGCCAGGAAGCGTTGGTGCGCAACAACTTCGTCACCCTTGACCTGGGGCTCAAGCTGCGTCAGACCTTGGGTGATCAGTTGATCATCATGCTCAGCCAGCAGCCGGATTCCCAAGCCTTCGACGCCTCAAAACAGCGTTACTTCGAGTTGCTGGAGGAGGGCATTGCCCAGGAACCTGCAATCGACGGCAGCGAGTACGGGTTCAAAAAAGCCAAGGCGGATTACCTGAGTTTCATTCAGGCCTACGAAGTGTCACCCGATCCGGCCCATGTGCTGAGCGGCAACGACGAACTCACCGAAAAATTCAACGAGCTGCGCAATGGTTTGATCAATGAGCACAAGCGTGCGCTGGATAACATTGGTGCCACCGAGCGCCATGCCCGTGAACGCGCTTTATTGATTGCCGGATTGCTCGGCCTGGTCGGGTTGGCGGTTTTGATCATCGGTTTCGTCACTGCGCATGCCATCGCCCGGCGTTTCGGCGAACCCATCGAGGCCCTGGCGCAGGCGGCGGACAACATTGGCCAAGGCAACTTCGACGTCACCCTGCCGGTTTCCTCGGCAGTGGAACTCAACCAGTTGACCCGGCGTTTCGGGATCATGGCCGAGGCGCTGCGTGAGCATCAGGCTACCAACATCGATGAGCTGCTGGCGGGTCAGCAACGTTTGCAGGCCGTACTCGACAGCATCGACGACGGCTTGCTGATGATCGATCGCCAGGGGCATCTGGAACACCTCAACCCGGTGGCGCAGCGTCAATTGGGCTGGGACGAGGATCGACTCGGTCAAGGGCTGGGCACCGCTCTACAGCGTCCTGAACTCGATGAACAGCTGCAACTGGTGCTGCGCGGCGGTACGCTGGAGCGGGCACCGGAGGACCTGAGCCTCGAGGTCGACGGCGAGACGCGCTTGCTGACCTACAGCCTGACGCCGGTCAGTCACACCCAGGGGCATATTCTCGGCGCGGTGATGGTGCTGCATGACGTTACCGAGCAACGCGCCTTCGAGCGAGTACGCAGCGAATTCGTGCTGCGCGCCTCCCATGAACTGCGCACGCCGGTTACTGGCATGCACATGGCGTTCGGTCTGTTCCGTGAGCGCGCGCATTTTCCCCAGGACTCCCGTGAAGCCGATTTGCTGGATACAGTGAACGAAGAAATGCAGCGGCTGATGCAGTTGATCAACGACCTGCTGAATTTCTCGCGTTACCAGAACGGTTTGCAAAAACTCAGCCTGGCACCTTGTTCCATCGAGGATTTGCTGGAACAGGCTCAGCTGCGCTTTACCAGTGGCGCTGAAGAAAAGGGCATCGAACTGTTGGTGGAAGTACAGGGGCCGTTGCCGCGCTTGCAGGCTGATCAGCCGCAATTGGACCGGGTGCTCGACAACCTGATCGACAACGCCCTGCGCCACACATCCGCGGGCGGTCTCATACGCTTGCAGGCCCGACGCCATGGCGAGCGGGTGATCATCAGTGTCGAAGACAACGGTGAAGGGATTGCCTACGGCCAGCAAGGACGGATCTTCGAGCCCTTTGTGCAGGTCGGGCGCAAAAAAGGCGGGGCCGGGCTCGGGTTGGCGTTGTGCAAGGAAATCGTGCAGTTGCACGGCGGAAGGATGGGCGTCTATTCACGGCCGGGGCAGGGCACGCAGTTCTACATGGCGCTGACGGTGTAA
- the algB gene encoding sigma-54-dependent response regulator transcription factor AlgB, translating to MESATEHQGRILLVDDESAILRTFRYCLEDEGYSVATANSAAQADALLQRQVFDLCFLDLRLGEDNGLDVLAQMRIQAPWMRVVIVTAHSAVDTAVDAIQAGAADYLVKPCSPDQLRLATAKQLEVRQLSARLEALEGEVRKPKDGLDSHSPAMKVVLETARQVATTDANILILGESGTGKGELSQAIHGWSKRSKKSCITINCPSLTAELMESELFGHSRGAFTGASESTLGRVNQADGGTLFLDEIGDFPLVLQPKLLRFIQDKEYERVGDPVTRRADVRILAATNQNLEDMVRDGRFREDLLYRLNVITLHLPPLRERREDILNLADRFLARFVKEYARPARGFSDEAREALLGYRWPGNIRELRNVVERASIICPQERVEISHLGMAEAPVNNAPRIGAALSLDELEKAHIGAVLATAGTLDQAAKTLGIDASTLYRKRKQYNL from the coding sequence ATGGAATCAGCCACTGAGCATCAAGGCCGTATTCTTCTGGTGGATGATGAGTCCGCCATCCTGCGTACCTTCCGCTATTGCCTCGAAGACGAGGGCTACAGCGTGGCGACGGCCAACAGCGCCGCACAAGCGGACGCGCTGCTGCAACGTCAGGTCTTCGACTTGTGCTTCCTCGATTTGCGCCTGGGTGAAGACAACGGCCTCGACGTTTTGGCCCAGATGCGCATTCAGGCGCCGTGGATGCGCGTGGTGATCGTCACCGCGCACTCTGCCGTGGATACCGCCGTCGATGCCATTCAGGCCGGTGCCGCCGATTACCTGGTCAAACCGTGCAGCCCCGATCAATTACGCCTGGCCACGGCCAAGCAACTGGAAGTGCGGCAATTGTCGGCGCGCCTGGAGGCCCTCGAAGGCGAGGTGCGCAAACCCAAGGATGGCCTGGACTCCCACAGCCCGGCCATGAAAGTGGTCCTCGAAACCGCGCGGCAGGTCGCGACTACCGACGCCAATATCTTGATTCTCGGCGAATCCGGCACCGGTAAAGGCGAGTTGTCCCAGGCGATTCACGGTTGGAGCAAGCGGTCGAAGAAATCCTGCATCACCATCAACTGCCCGTCGCTGACCGCTGAACTCATGGAAAGCGAGCTGTTCGGCCACAGTCGTGGCGCATTCACCGGCGCCAGCGAAAGTACTTTGGGGCGGGTCAATCAAGCCGATGGCGGAACATTGTTTCTCGACGAGATCGGCGATTTTCCGCTGGTTTTACAGCCAAAATTGCTGCGCTTCATTCAAGACAAGGAATACGAGCGTGTAGGCGATCCGGTCACCCGCCGCGCCGATGTGCGTATTCTCGCCGCCACCAACCAGAACCTCGAAGACATGGTCCGCGATGGTCGTTTCCGCGAAGACTTACTCTATCGCCTGAACGTCATCACTTTGCATTTGCCACCGCTCCGTGAGCGCAGGGAGGACATTCTCAACCTTGCCGACCGCTTCCTGGCGCGCTTCGTCAAAGAGTACGCACGTCCGGCCCGAGGCTTCAGCGATGAGGCTCGGGAGGCGCTGCTGGGTTATCGCTGGCCGGGGAACATTCGCGAACTGCGCAATGTGGTGGAGCGGGCGAGCATCATTTGCCCTCAGGAGCGGGTTGAGATCAGCCACTTGGGCATGGCTGAAGCACCGGTCAACAATGCACCACGCATCGGCGCCGCCTTGAGCCTCGATGAGTTGGAAAAGGCTCACATCGGCGCGGTCCTCGCCACCGCCGGCACACTGGATCAAGCCGCCAAGACCCTGGGTATTGACGCGTCGACGCTGTACCGCAAACGCAAACAGTACAACTTGTGA
- a CDS encoding N-acetylmuramoyl-L-alanine amidase, whose protein sequence is MKFLALIVSLMLLAGCASGPRYDTSHPSANHDSRIQFVVVHYTSASLERSLQLLTHGEVSSHYLVGDDKNATIYKLMDENLRSWHAGESQWQGRTWLNSSSIGIEIVNPGFKDTPTGRLWYPYSEAQVQSLIVLLKDISKRYNINPRSIIGHSDIAPLRKLDPGPLFPWKRLAAEGIGIWPNEQAVARQQAQFDAQLPSISWFQAQLARFGYETPQTGELDVATRHVIAAFQMHFRSSRFDGTPDAQTAALLLMLNQTK, encoded by the coding sequence ATGAAATTTCTTGCTCTCATCGTGTCGTTGATGCTCCTGGCCGGTTGTGCCAGTGGCCCGCGCTACGACACCAGTCACCCTTCCGCCAATCACGACAGCCGTATCCAGTTCGTGGTGGTGCATTACACCTCCGCCTCACTGGAGCGTTCGTTGCAGCTGCTGACCCATGGCGAAGTCAGCAGCCATTACCTGGTCGGCGACGACAAAAACGCGACCATCTACAAACTGATGGATGAAAACCTGCGGTCCTGGCACGCCGGAGAAAGCCAATGGCAGGGCCGGACCTGGCTGAATTCCAGTTCCATCGGTATCGAAATCGTCAATCCTGGCTTCAAGGACACCCCGACCGGCCGGCTCTGGTATCCCTACAGCGAAGCGCAGGTGCAGTCCCTGATCGTCCTGCTCAAGGACATCAGCAAGCGCTACAACATCAACCCGCGCAGCATCATTGGCCATAGCGATATTGCGCCGCTGCGCAAGCTTGACCCGGGCCCGCTGTTCCCGTGGAAACGTCTGGCGGCGGAAGGCATCGGCATCTGGCCGAACGAGCAGGCTGTGGCCCGCCAGCAGGCTCAGTTCGATGCACAACTGCCGAGCATCAGTTGGTTCCAGGCACAGCTTGCCCGCTTCGGTTATGAAACGCCGCAGACCGGCGAACTGGACGTCGCCACGCGCCACGTGATCGCAGCGTTCCAGATGCATTTCCGGTCGTCCCGCTTCGATGGCACGCCGGATGCTCAAACGGCGGCACTGCTGCTGATGTTGAATCAGACAAAATAA